One window of Siniperca chuatsi isolate FFG_IHB_CAS linkage group LG19, ASM2008510v1, whole genome shotgun sequence genomic DNA carries:
- the LOC122866362 gene encoding dnaJ homolog subfamily C member 13 isoform X2 codes for MNVIKDNKDLACFYTTKHSWRGKYKRVFSVGTHGITTYNPTTLEVTNQWPYGDICGIGPVGKGQGTEFNLTFRKGSGKKSETLKFSTEHRTELLTEALRFRTEFSEGKITGRRYNCYKHHWSDTRKPVSLEVTPGGIDQIDPHTNRVVCSYDYRNVEGFVEVSDYQGGFCILYGGFSRLHLFASEHRDDIIRSAIEHAGNFIGITLRLRKEALTFEDFVTDRLGKYSSDESITSLAEFVVQKITPRHSEPVKRILALTETCLVERDPASYNIVTIKPFGEVFALICDVDNPQVFTVEFIRGQIRKYSSTERDSLLASLLDGVRASGNRDVCVKMAPTQRGQRWGLLSMPVDEEVESLHLKFLAAPPNGNFADAVFRFNANISYSGVLHAVTQDGLFSENKEKLINNAILALLSQEAELPALNTELESHFQAIRRLVASKAGFQAFTQLPKSGQGSGVTDATFREKLGVKTVKALKRNNNSVTHAAVDMLCALMCPMHDDYDLRQEQLNKASLLSSKKFLENLLEKFITNVDHGTGALVISSLLDFLTFALCAPYSETTEGQQFDMLLEMVASNGRTLFKLFQHPSMAIVKGAGLVMKAIIEEGDKEIATKMQELALSEGALPRHLHTSLFTISADQRMLTNRQLSRHLVGLWTAENPIAMNLLKRILPTGLLAYLDNPDPVPEKDVDRMHIRDNLKIATDQLNRNKVPEWQRIAGKAAKEVEKFAKEKADLVLMHWRDKMGIAQKENPNQKPVILRKRRQRIKIEVNWELFYYRFQLDHARSNLIWNLKTREELRDALEGEMRAFSVDRELGSATVISWNHQEFEVKYECLSDEIKIGDYYLRLLLEEDENEESSAIKRSYEFFNELYHRFLLTPKVTMKCLCLQALAIVYGKCYEEIGPFTDTKYIVGMLDRCTDKLERDRIILFLNKLILNKKNVKEVMDSNGVRILVDLLTLAHLHTNRATVPLQSNVLEAAPDMKRESEKEWYFGNADKERRGPFSFEEMQEFWSTGVLTAKTRCWAQGMDGWRPLQAIPQLKWCLLATGQAVMNESDLATLILNMLITMCSYYPSRDLDNAIIRPLPKIKRMISDNACLPHIVQLLLTFDPILVEKVANVLYLVTQDNPNLQRLYLTGVFFFIMMYTGSNVLPVARFLKYTHLKQAFKSEESKGQDIVQRSVLGPVLPEAMVCYLENYEAERFSEIFLGEFDTPEAIWSSEMRRMMIEKIAAHVADFSPRLQSNTRALYQYCPIPVISFPQLDNELFCNIYYLRHLCDTIRFPNWPIRDAVKLLKDTLEAWKREVEKKPPSMSVDDAYEVLNLPKGQGQHEESKIRKAYFRLAQKYHPDKNPEGRDMFEKVNKAYEFLCTKSARILDGPDPENIILILKTQSILFNRHKQELEPYKYAGYPMLIKTITMETEDDQLFSKTSPLLPAAVELAFHTVNCSALNAEELRRDNGIEVLLEALSRCVAVLTASSKPDDMAVQVCGHICKCYSVAAQFEECREKIIELPNIIRDLCHILFYGKGLPKTATLAVQCVSSFAVDFFLQTHLYHAGVLWHLLVHLFNYDYTLEESGVQASQDTNQQEVANSLAKLSLVALSRLGGYTQTPHTPDGNNPVSETNGIEGTPPENPTIRKSLAAMLTPYISRKLGTGSPAEVLKLLNSNSENPYLIWNNGTRAELLEFLEGQQEGNIKRGENDKSFGAEFVFNDHSKELIVGEIFVRVYNEQPTFPLEYPKAFAASLLDYVGSQAQYLHTLLAMSQSNKVESQQHAERLRFAEMALEALRNVIKNNPGSESECIGHFKLLFSLLRVHGAGRVQQLVLEVVNTVTSNQECVSNIAESLVLPNLLLLLHSLPSSRQIVLETLYALTSNTKIVKEAMAKGALIYLLDLFCNCTHPQVRTQTAELFSKMTSDKLVGPKVRLTLMRFLPGVFMDAMRDNAEAAVHIFEGTHENPELIWNDSSREKVSTTVREMMLEHFKQQKDNPDVNWKLPEDFTVACGAGQSELEVGGVFLRIFIAQPGWVLRKPREFLVSLLETLTELLEKNNPNGEALETVTTAAVCLFSTQSQLADQVPPLGHLPRVLAALNHKNNAVPKSSIRLIHVLSDNELCVRSMASLETIGPLMTGMKCRADMAGLACEALNRMFQKEQTELVAQALRVELVPYLLKLLEGIGLETLENPSATKAQIVKALKSMTRSLQFGEQVNEILARSSVWSAFKDQKHDLFISESQTAGYLTGPGVAGYLTAGTGTTVMPNVPPPVDNDIGDQG; via the exons ATGAATGTCatcaaagacaacaaagacCTGGCCTGTTTCTACACTACCAAACACTCTTGGAGGGGAAA GTACAAGCGAGTCTTCTCAGTGGGGACGCATGGCATTACCACTTACAACCCTACCACGCTAGAAGTAACAAATCAG TGGCCTTATGGAGACATCTGTGGCATCGGTCCAGTAGGAAAAGGTCAGGGAACAGAGTTCAACCTCACATTCCGCAAAGGGAGCGGAAAGAAGTCTGAAACGCTCAAGTTCTCAACAGAGCACCGGACAGAGCTGCTCACAGAAGCACTG AGATTCAGAACAGAGTTTTCAGAGGGAAAGATAACTGGCAGG CGTTACAACTGCTACAAGCACCACTGGAGTGACACACGGAAGCCTGTGAGTTTAGAGGTGACGCCGGGCGGCATCGACCAGATCGACCCACACACCAACCGGGTGGTGTGTTCCTACGACTATCGTAACGTAGAGGGCTTCGTCGAGGTTTCTGATTACCAGGGAGGATTCTGCATCCTTTATGGGGGCTTCAGCAGGCTG CATCTGTTTGCCTCTGAACACCGGGATGACATCATCCGCAGCGCCATAGAGCATGCTGGGAACTTCATCGGTATCACGCTGCGACTGAGGAAGGAGGCCCTGACTTTCGAGGATTTCGTGACGGACAGGTTGGGGAAGTACAGCTCGGACGAGAGCATCACTTCACTGGCCGAGTTTGTGGTGCAGAAGATCACCCCTCGACACTCG GAGCCTGTTAAGCGTATACTGGCCCTGACAGAGACATGTCTTGTGGAGAGAGACCCAGCTTCATACAACATAGTCACCATCAAACCTTTCGGAGAG GTATTTGCTCTCATCTGTGACGTAGACAACCCTCAGGTGTTTACAGTTGAATTCATCAGGGGTCAGATCAGGAAGTATTCCTCCACAGAAAG GGACTCCCTGTTAGCCAGCCTACTTGATGGAGTCCGTGCATCAGGCAACAGGGACGTGTGTGTTAAGATGGCCCCCACGCAGCGAGGGCAAAGATGGGGCCTACTGAGCATGCCCGTGGATGAAGAGGTGGAGAGTTTGCATCTCAAATTCCTGGCAGCACCTCCTA ATGGAAACTTTGCAGATGCAGTGTTCAGATTCAACGCCAACATATCCTACAGTGGAGTGCTGCATGCAGTAACCCAAGAT GGTCTGTTCTCTGAGAACAAAGAGAAGCTCATCAACAACGCCATCCTGGCTCTTTTATCCCAGGAGGCCGAGCTGCCAGCTCTTAACACTGAGCTGGAGAGCCATTTCCAGGCCATTCGACGCTTGGTTGCCTCCAAGGCTGGTTTCCAGGCTTTCACCCAGCTGCCAAA GTCTGGTCAAGGGTCTGGAGTCACAGATGCAAC GTTCAGGGAAAAGTTGGGAGTAAAGACGGTAAAAGCTTTAAAACGGAACAACAATAGTGTGACACATGCTGCTGTGGACATGCTCTGTGCCCTTATGTGT CCGATGCACGATGACTATGACCTGAGGCAGGAGCAGCTGAACAAGGCCTCTCTGCTGTCCTCCAAGAAGTTCCTGGAAAACCTCCTTGAAAAATTCATCACTAATGTg GACCATGGAACTGGAGCTTTGGTCATCAGCTCCTTACTGGACTTCTTAACATTTGCCCTCTGCGCCCCCTATAGTGAAACCACAGAGGGGCAGCAGTTTGACATGCTGCTTGAGATGGTTGCCTCCAATGGACGCACTTTGTTCAAACTCTTCCAG CATCCTTCTATGGCGATAGTGAAGGGAGCAGGCCTGGTGATGAAGGCCATTATTGAG GAAGGAGACAAGGAAATAGCCACTAAGATGCAGGAGCTGGCCTTGAGTGAAGGGGCTCTTCCAAGGCATCTGCACACTTCTTTGTTCACCATCAGCGCTGACCAGCGGATGCTTACCAACAG GCAGCTGAGTCGTCATCTTGTGGGCCTGTGGACAGCAGAGAACCCTATCGCCATGAACCTCCTGAAGAGGATACTG CCAACAGGCCTTCTGGCTTACCTGGACAATCCTGACCCAGTCCCGGAGAAAGATGTGGACAGAATGCACATCCGTGACAACTTGAAAATCGCCACG GACCAGCTAAATCGAAACAAGGTGCCTGAGTGGCAACGGATAGCAGGCAAAGCGGCCAAAGAGGTGGAGAAGTTTGCCAAGGAGAAGGCTGATCTAGTGTTGATGCACTGGAGAGATAAAATGGGCATAGCCCAGAAGGAG AACCCAAACCAAAAGCCTGTCATCCTGCGGAAGAGACGGCAGAGAATAAAGATTGAAGTCAACTGGGAGCTTTTCTACTACAG ATTCCAGCTCGACCACGCACGGTCCAACCTCATCTGGAACCTGAAGACAAGGGAGGAGCTGCGGGACGCTCTGGAGGGAGAGATGCGCGCCTTCAGCGTGGACCGCGAGCTCGGCAGTGCCACCGTCATCTCCTGGAACCACCAGGAGTTTGAG gtgaaatATGAGTGCCTTTCAGATGAGATAAAGATCGGGGATTATTACCTGCGTCTGCTGCTTGAggaggatgaaaatgaagaaTCGAGTGCCATCAAGAGATC ATATGAGTTCTTCAATGAACTCTACCATCGCTTTCTGCTTACACCCAAAGTTACGATGAAGTGCCTGTGCCTGCAGGCACTCGCTATAGTCTATGGGAAGTGCTACGAGGAGATTGGCCCCTTCACAGACACGAAATACATTGTGGGCATGCTGGACCGA TGTACAGACAAACTGGAAAGAGACAGAatcatcctcttcctcaacAAACTCATTCTCAACAAG aaaaatgtgaaGGAGGTGATGGACTCAAATGGAGTGCGTATATTGGTGGATCTGCTCACCTTGGCCCATCTGCATACCAATAGAGCTACTGTGCCCCTACAG AGCAACGTGCTGGAGGCCGCACCAGACatgaagagggagagtgagaaagagTGGTACTTCGGTAACGCAGACAAGGAAAGAAGAGGACCTTTCAGTTTTGAGGAG ATGCAGGAGTTTTGGAGCACAGGTGTCCTGACAGCGAAGACACGCTGCTGGGCTCAGGGGATGGATGGTTGGCGTCCCCTGCAGGCCATCCCCCAGCTAAAATGGTGCCTCCTGGCCACTGGACAGGCCGTGATGAATGAGTCCGACCTGGCTACACTAATCCTTAACATGCTCATCACTATGTGCTCCTACTACCCCAGCAG GGACCTGGATAATGCCATTATCCGTCCTTTACCTAAGATCAAGAGGATGATCAGTGACAATGCTTGCCTCCCTCACATTGTCCAG CTgctgttgacctttgaccccatcCTGGTGGAAAAGGTAGCTAACGTTCTGTACCTGGTGACACAGGACAACCCTAATCTGCAGCGCCTCTATTTAACTGGggtcttcttcttcatcatgaTGTACACAGGCTCCAACGTGCTTCCTGTAGCCAG GTTCCTGAAGTACACACATCTGAAACAAGCCTTCAAATCAGAGGAG TCTAAGGGTCAGGACATAGTGCAGCGTAGTGTTCTGGGACCAGTGCTGCCTGAGGCCATGGTGTGTTATCTGGAGAATTACGAGGCTGAGCGCTTCTCAGAGATATTCCTTGGAGAATTTGACACACCTGAGGCAATTTGGAGCAGTGAGATGAG GCGGATGATGATCGAGAAGATAGCTGCCCACGTAGCTGACTTCAGCCCCAGACTGCAGAGCAACACGCGGGCCCTCTACCAGTACTGCCCCATCCCAGTGATCAGCTTCCCTCAGCTGGACAATGAGCTCTTCTGCAACATCTACTACCTCAGACATCTGTGTGACACCATCCGCTTCCCCAACTGGCCCATTCGAGATGCC GTGAAGCTGCTAAAAGACACTCTTGAAGCCTGGAAGAGGGAAGTGGAGAAAAAGCCTCCTTCTATGTCTGTAGATGACGCCTACGAAGTCCTCAACCTCCCCAAAGGACAGGGGCA GCATGAGGAGAGTAAAATCAGGAAAGCTTACTTCAGACTGGCGCAGAAGTACCATCCTGACAAGAACCCGGAGGGAAGG GACATGTTTGAGAAAGTCAACAAAGCCTACGAGTTCCTTTGTACAAAGTCTGCACGAATCCTGGACGGCCCCGATCCAGAAAacatcatcctcatcctcaaaaCTCAGAGCATCCTGTTCAACCGACACAAACAAG AACTGGAACCTTACAAATACGCTGGTTACCCCATGCTCATCAAAACAATCACAATGGAAACAGAGGATGATCAGCTCTTCTCCAAgacctcccctctcctccctgctgCTGTTGAACTTGCCTTCCACACCGTCAACTGCTCGGCTCTTAACGCAGAGGAGCTGCGCCGCGACAACGGCATTGAG GTGTTGTTGGAGGCTCTTTCTCGGTGTGTTGCTGTGTTAACTGCATCCAGCAAGCCTGATGACATGGCTGTACAG GTGTGCGGGCACATCTGTAAGTGCTACAGTGTAGCAGCCCAGTTTGAGGAATGCAGGGAAAAGATAATCGAACTGCCCAATATCATCAGGGACCTCTGTCACATCTTGTTCTATGGAAAG GGTCTCCCAAAAACTGCCACCCTGGCTGTACAGTGTGTGAGCTCTTTCGCAGTGGATTTCTTCCTACAGACCCATCTGTACCACGCTGGTGTGCTCTGGCACCTGCTGGTCCACCTCTTCAACTACGACTACACTCTGGAGGAGAGCGGTGTGCAGGCTAGCCAGGACACAAACCAGCAGGAGGTTGCAAACAGTCTGGCCAAGCTCAGCCTGGTAGCTCTCAGCCGTTTGGGAGGCTACACCCAGACACCGCACACCCCAGATGGGAACAATCCTGTTTCAGAGACCAACGGTATCGAGGGCACACCTCCGGAGAACCCCACCATCCGCAAGAGCTTAGCAGCCATGCTGACACCGTACATCTCAAGGAAGCTGGGAACAGGATCTCCTGCTGAG GTCTTGAAGCTGTTGAATAGTAATTCAGAGAACCCATACTTGATCTGGAACAATGGAACACGAGCCGAGCTGCTGGAGTTCCTGGAGGGTCAGCAGGAGGGAAACATCAAGAGG GGAGAAAATGATAAAAGCTTTGGTGCAGAGTTTGTGTTCAATGATCACAGCAAAGAGCTGATAGTTGGGGAGATCTTTGTCCGGGTCTACAATGAGCAACCAACATTTCCTCTTGAG TACCCGAAAGCATTTGCAGCCAGTCTTCTGGACTACGTAGGCTCCCAGGCCCAGTACCTCCACACTCTGCTGGCCATGAGTCAGAGTAACAAGGTGGAGTCCCAGCAGCATGCTGAGAGGCTCCGCTTCGCTGAGATGGCTTTAGAGGCTCTCCGCAATGTCATCAAGAACAACCCTG GTTCGGAGTCAGAGTGCATCGGCCATTTCAAACTGCTCTTCTCTTTGTTGCGGGTTCATGGAGCTGGCAGAGTACAGCAGCTGGTTTTGGAG GTTGTGAATACAGTGACATCAAACCAAGAATGCGTTAGCAACATTGCTGAGTCGCTGGTGTTGCCCAAccttctgttgctgctgcactCGCTCCCCTCCA GCAGGCAAATTGTGCTGGAAACTTTGTATGCACTGACTTCTAACACAAAGATAGTCAAAGAGGCTATGGCCAAAG GTGCTCTGATCTACTTGCTAGACCTCTTCTGTAACTGCACACATCCCCAGGTTCGCACACAGACTGCAGAGCTCTTCTCCAAAATGACCTCAGACAAGCTGGTCGGGCCAAAG GTGCGTTTAACACTGATGCGTTTCCTCCCTGGTGTGTTCATGGACGCCATGCGAGACAACGCTGAGGCAGCAGTGCACATATTCGAGGGAACGCACGAGAACCCTGAACTCATCTGGAATGACAGCTCAAGGGAGAAAGTGTCCACCACTGTCCGGGAGATGATGCTCGA GCATTTTAAGCAGCAGAAGGATAATCCTGATGTGAACTGGAAA TTGCCAGAGGACTTCACAGTGGCTTGTGGAGCAGGACAGAGCGAGCTAGAAGTTGGTGGAGTCTTCTTGCGTATCTTTATTGCTCAGCCAGGCTGGGTACTACGCAAGCCTCGAGAGTTCCTGGTGTCCCTCCTGGAGACCCTGACTGAGCTGCTGGAGAAAAACAACCCCAAC GGTGAGGCCCTGGAGACAGTTACCACGGCAGCAGTATGTCTGTTCAGCACACAGAGCCAGCTGGCCGACCAGGTTCCTCCTCTGGGTCACCTGCCTCGCGTCCTGGCAGCACTCAACCACAAGAACAATGCCGTGCCCAAGAGCTCCATCCGCCTCATCCATGTGCTATCAGACAATGAG CTGTGTGTACGATCCATGGCTTCGCTGGAGACTATCGGCCCCCTCATGACTGGGATGAAATGTCGGGCAGACATGGCTGGACTGGCTTGTGAAGCTCTCAACCGCATGTTCCAAAAGGAACAGACTGAACTAGTGGCCCAG GCTCTAAGAGTGGAGCTGGTTCCATACCTCCTGAAGCTACTGGAAGGAATCGGACTTGAGACATTAGAAAACCCTTCAGCTACCAAGGCCCAGATAGTAAAGGCTCTCAAGTCCATGACTCGCAGTCTGCAGTTCGGAGAACAG GTGAATGAGATTCTAGCAAGGTCTTCAGTATGGAGTGCTTTCAAAGACCAGAAACATGATCTTTTCATCTCAGAATCTCAGACCGCAGGCTATCTGACAG GTCCAGGAGTAGCAGGTTACCTTACAGCAGGAACTGGCACCACAGTAATGCCCAACGTCCCACCCCCTGTGGACAACGACATTGGAGACCAAGGctga